Genomic window (Alteromonas pelagimontana):
GTCCGTTTTGAACCACGATGATTGGGCAGATAAATTGCAGAAATTGCAGAGCTGGCGCTGTTGGGGCTTACCTGGTAAGTGCTGAGCATTTGCATCAGCCTGCCATCAATTACATCCTGGCGGATTAACCACTCCGGCAGCAAGGCAATGCCCTGCCCGCCAAGAGCCACCTGGTGTAAAACCTCCACATTATTGCTCTTCAGCTTTCCCTTTACCGGTATACGCTGTTCTTCTTTGTTAGCAAGAAAAGTCCACATAAACTGGCTGTTGCCATAGTCATAACGCAAACATTGATGGTGCAGCAAATCAGCTGGCTCGTGCGGTTGCCCATATTGATGAATATAAACAGAGCTGGCAATCACGAGTCGTTTAAATGCTCCTATCTTTCGGCTGACTAAATCTTCCATGGGAGCTACAGATCCCAACCGGATAGACACATCAATGCGCTGCGTGGATAAATCCACGACGTCATCAGTTAATACAATGTCCAGGTCGAGCTTTGGGTGGCGATGTAAAAAGCTACCTAAATGTGGGGCAATAACATGACGACCAAACGACATCGGCACGGTTACCCGTAGCGGACCCGACACTTCCTCTTGCGAGTCTTTAACCAGTTCATCGGCTTCTAAGACGCTGTCGATGATTTTTCTCGCATTTACATAATAGGTCATACCCGCTTCAGACACCGTAACCTGTCTGGTTGAGCGATTAAGTAATACCGTGCCCAACTCAGCTTCAAGCGCATCAACGATTCGGGTAATGGTAGAAGGCGCGACGGAAAGATTACGTGCTGCTTGCGAAAAACCTTTGGCATCTACCGTTGCTACAAACATTTTTAACGCTAAAAATTTATCCATTTTAATCCATGCTTACTGGGGTCTGCCGGTCAGACTTGATGTCTTCAACGGCCCCCTTACACTTAATGCCGTTCACTTTACGGTAAATCTTACCAGCAGCGCAATTACGTATTCGTCAGCTAAAAATAAGCTAACCAACTGAGCGAAGTTTACCTCGCCTTAAACGCTTTTTTCACCCCACCCGCACATTCAAAAATATTGAACTATCAATGCAAATTGTTCTGATTTTAATTAATTCAAAAAGGTCTATATTACATTCATCAGCAGAGGCAAGGGTTCGGTCAGAAAAGAATGTAGCAACCCGGTTCGAAATATTTTAACTAAAGGGAGACAATAACCATGTTCAAACAAAATTTCACTAAATTAACCGCTTCCCATGCAGGCTTTGCGCCGGTGGCACTGCGTATTCCTATTGGCATCACATTTATCGCCCACGGCGCACAAAAACTCTTTGGTGCTTTTGGGGGTTACGGGCTTGAAGGAACCGGGCAATGGATGGCGTCAATCGGGTTGGAGCCGGGCTACCTGATGGCATTGATGGCAGGTAGTGCAGAATTTTTCGGCGGTCTGTTCATTCTGCTTGGTTTACTCACCCGGCCAGCGGCGTTGGTGCTGGCGCTGGCGATGCTGGTAGCCATATTTACTGTGCATATTACCAACGGGTTTTTTATGACCGGTAACGGCATTGAGTTTGGCCTGGCGCTTTTAGCCGCTTCAGTGTCATTGGTGGTTTCAGGTAGTGGCAAACTTGCTCTCGATGCTCTTATCAACAAAAAGCTTCAGGCTTAATTCAATTTTTAAGGAAAATTATTATGATTAATATCAGATTAGCTAACGAACGCGGCGCAGCAAATTTTGGCTGGCTTGACAGCAAACATACGTTTTCTTTTGGCTCGTACCATGATCCAAAACATATGGGGTTTTCCGCTTTA
Coding sequences:
- a CDS encoding LysR family transcriptional regulator — translated: MDKFLALKMFVATVDAKGFSQAARNLSVAPSTITRIVDALEAELGTVLLNRSTRQVTVSEAGMTYYVNARKIIDSVLEADELVKDSQEEVSGPLRVTVPMSFGRHVIAPHLGSFLHRHPKLDLDIVLTDDVVDLSTQRIDVSIRLGSVAPMEDLVSRKIGAFKRLVIASSVYIHQYGQPHEPADLLHHQCLRYDYGNSQFMWTFLANKEEQRIPVKGKLKSNNVEVLHQVALGGQGIALLPEWLIRQDVIDGRLMQMLSTYQVSPNSASSAISAIYLPNHRGSKRTSAFIDFVTHLLKSDPQ
- a CDS encoding DoxX family protein, with the translated sequence MFKQNFTKLTASHAGFAPVALRIPIGITFIAHGAQKLFGAFGGYGLEGTGQWMASIGLEPGYLMALMAGSAEFFGGLFILLGLLTRPAALVLALAMLVAIFTVHITNGFFMTGNGIEFGLALLAASVSLVVSGSGKLALDALINKKLQA